A window of Aeromicrobium sp. Root236 contains these coding sequences:
- a CDS encoding NAD(P)H-binding protein gives MNLTTPKTILVTGATGQVGRHLVSELLSAGHRVRALSRNPEAANLPEAVDVIGGDFAGELPGELFKDLDAAFVFAADGAPSFVAAAAAAGVPRLVLLSSLAAALEHERDRGSVSQLHHSAIEEVVRESGVAWTILRPGTFANNLLTWAQPIRYTGGVTGPYPTSAQAPIHEADVAAAAAVVLTTAGHDGKIYAMTGPQALTRVDQLAAIGTAIGRELTFTENTPEEFRAEMAQYGVADGIVTMLLDYWSDTVDQPDVVRSPEALTGRPARTLADWARDHAADFSG, from the coding sequence ACACCGAAAACCATCCTCGTCACCGGCGCCACCGGCCAGGTCGGACGCCACCTCGTCTCAGAGCTGCTGTCGGCAGGCCATCGCGTTCGCGCGCTGAGCCGCAATCCAGAGGCGGCCAATCTGCCTGAAGCAGTCGACGTCATCGGCGGAGACTTCGCCGGCGAGCTGCCCGGCGAGCTCTTCAAGGACCTCGATGCGGCGTTCGTCTTCGCGGCAGACGGCGCCCCGTCCTTCGTCGCAGCAGCGGCCGCGGCAGGCGTGCCTCGTCTCGTGCTGCTGTCGTCACTCGCTGCCGCGCTCGAGCACGAACGCGACCGCGGCTCAGTCAGCCAGCTGCACCACTCCGCGATCGAGGAGGTGGTCCGCGAGAGCGGTGTGGCCTGGACGATCCTTCGCCCGGGCACGTTCGCCAACAACCTCCTGACCTGGGCCCAGCCGATCCGCTACACCGGCGGTGTCACAGGGCCGTACCCGACGTCGGCGCAGGCGCCGATCCACGAGGCCGACGTCGCCGCGGCTGCCGCGGTCGTGCTCACCACCGCGGGGCACGATGGCAAGATCTACGCGATGACCGGGCCGCAGGCGCTGACCCGCGTCGATCAGCTCGCCGCGATCGGTACCGCGATCGGGCGGGAGCTCACATTCACCGAAAACACTCCTGAGGAGTTCCGTGCGGAGATGGCTCAGTACGGCGTCGCCGACGGCATCGTCACGATGCTGCTGGACTACTGGTCGGACACCGTAGACCAGCCCGACGTCGTACGCTCGCCAGAGGCGCTCACCGGCCGCCCGGCGCGTACGCTCGCCGACTGGGCGCGGGACCACGCCGCCGACTTCAGCGGGTGA
- a CDS encoding PucR family transcriptional regulator: MIPTIRSILAGPAVQAGEPEVLAGAARLDRPVRWVHVSEVREVADLLEGDELLLSTGLAMRGSADEAVDYVSALVEAGAAGLIVELGEHLPAVPPAVLDLARARDFPLVVLHRQARFVLITEEVHRGIVADRFDFVRFAQDVHETFTALSLEGAGIDELVRAGAEMAGSSMVLEDLNRRVVAFHAIGRPAEGLLADWERRSRLCPRREGTGLAGLEGWLTTGVGTHGHEWGRLVVPNPTADQQRLGMLVERVAQAVELSRMIERDQQSVQLQAQGGFLTELLEGRLADASTALTRARALGLAPGTAYVGAAVQIDVPAGEAATRHRAQRRLGERVSRALVASRQSAIAGVLGDDQIVLLLAVPARTSEDAVLTAFADAMRAGPALDPVTIGAGAAEPDLLSTSRSLRTAQHVARVAHEALAAGPAYFRQADIRLHGLIAQLHDDPRVQAFVEAELDPLLAYEARHGGGLLDLLRQFLAAGGNKSRLARTAHRSRPALYAKLAQIENVLGVRLDDPSSQLSLGVAMMAHDHARSAPVRRRSDQRRTGPGQLTR, from the coding sequence ATGATCCCCACGATCCGCTCGATCCTGGCCGGTCCGGCCGTGCAGGCGGGCGAGCCCGAGGTGCTGGCCGGTGCCGCCCGGCTCGACCGGCCCGTCAGGTGGGTGCACGTCAGCGAGGTGCGCGAGGTGGCCGACCTGCTCGAGGGCGACGAGCTGCTGCTGTCGACCGGTCTGGCGATGCGGGGCTCGGCCGACGAGGCGGTGGACTACGTCTCGGCGCTCGTCGAGGCCGGGGCCGCGGGCCTGATCGTCGAGCTCGGCGAGCACCTGCCGGCCGTACCTCCCGCGGTGCTCGACCTGGCCCGCGCCCGGGACTTCCCGCTCGTGGTGCTGCACCGGCAGGCGCGGTTCGTGCTGATCACCGAGGAGGTCCATCGGGGCATCGTCGCGGACCGGTTCGACTTCGTACGCTTCGCGCAGGACGTGCACGAGACGTTCACCGCGTTGAGCCTCGAGGGTGCCGGCATCGACGAGCTCGTACGCGCCGGGGCGGAGATGGCCGGCTCGTCGATGGTGCTCGAGGACCTCAACCGGCGGGTCGTCGCATTCCACGCGATCGGGCGCCCGGCCGAAGGGCTGCTCGCGGACTGGGAGCGCCGATCGCGGCTGTGTCCCAGGCGCGAGGGCACGGGTCTCGCCGGGCTGGAGGGATGGCTCACGACGGGCGTCGGCACCCACGGGCACGAGTGGGGCCGCCTGGTCGTGCCCAACCCGACGGCCGACCAGCAACGCCTCGGCATGCTCGTCGAGCGCGTGGCCCAGGCCGTCGAGCTGTCCCGCATGATCGAGCGCGACCAGCAGTCGGTGCAGCTGCAGGCGCAGGGCGGCTTTCTGACCGAGCTCCTCGAGGGACGGCTGGCCGACGCCTCGACCGCGCTGACCCGCGCCCGGGCCCTCGGTCTCGCGCCCGGCACGGCGTACGTGGGTGCCGCCGTCCAGATCGACGTGCCGGCGGGCGAGGCAGCGACCCGGCACCGCGCGCAGCGCCGACTCGGCGAACGCGTCTCCAGGGCGTTGGTCGCGTCACGGCAGTCCGCCATCGCCGGTGTCCTCGGTGACGACCAGATCGTGCTGCTGCTGGCGGTGCCGGCCCGTACGTCCGAGGATGCGGTGCTGACCGCGTTCGCCGACGCCATGCGCGCCGGCCCGGCACTCGACCCGGTCACGATCGGCGCCGGCGCCGCGGAGCCGGACCTGCTCTCGACGAGCCGCTCGCTGAGGACCGCCCAGCACGTCGCGCGCGTCGCCCACGAGGCGCTCGCCGCCGGGCCGGCGTACTTCCGGCAGGCCGACATCCGCCTGCACGGCCTGATCGCGCAGCTGCACGACGACCCGCGGGTCCAGGCGTTCGTCGAGGCCGAGCTCGATCCGCTGCTGGCGTACGAGGCTAGGCACGGTGGGGGACTGCTCGACCTGCTGCGCCAGTTCCTCGCTGCCGGCGGCAACAAGTCACGCCTCGCCCGGACCGCCCACCGCAGCCGGCCGGCTCTCTACGCCAAGCTCGCCCAGATCGAGAACGTGCTCGGCGTACGCCTCGACGATCCCTCGTCACAGCTGTCCCTGGGGGTCGCGATGATGGCCCACGACCACGCCCGCTCAGCCCCGGTGCGTCGCCGATCTGACCAGCGACGCACCGGGCCCGGTCAGCTCACCCGCTGA